Proteins encoded together in one Telopea speciosissima isolate NSW1024214 ecotype Mountain lineage chromosome 6, Tspe_v1, whole genome shotgun sequence window:
- the LOC122666157 gene encoding probable E3 ubiquitin-protein ligase RHB1A isoform X1, protein MGGCCCCSSRRSQLNATPVYYYCPRTSDEREPLSSHHDAASALSTGLLVDTNLEISTPDTYQAPPTPLPYDVDLGRPQTPPVTQGSSANKSDNVLQSTDTEAVGETINGSGFETSAACESVKESDCNIEKNSALASIEESEVELSKLSEPIVSAVEEEDVCPTCFEEYDKENPRIITKCEHHFHLSCILEWMERSDTCPVCDQEMIFNQS, encoded by the exons ATGGGAGGTTGCTGCTGTTGTTCTTCCAGAAGGTCTCAACTTAACGCGACACCAGTATATTACTAT TGCCCGCGGACATCGGACGAGCGTGAACCCTTATCATCACACCATGATGCAGCCTCTGCACTCTCTACTGGGCTCCTAGTTGATACAAATCTGGAAATATCAACACCTGATACTTACCAAGCACCTCCTACTCCCCTACCATATGATGTGGATTTAGGCCGTCCACAAACTCCTCCAGTCACTCAAGGAAGTAGTGCCAACAAGAGTGACAATGTGCTGCAGTCCACAGATACTGAAGCTGTTGGAGAAACAATCAATGGCAGTGGTTTTGAAACATCAGCTGCGTGTGAAAGTGTGAAAGAATCAGACTGCaatattgaaaaaaattctGCACTTGCCTCTATAGAGGAGTCTGAGGTTGAACTCTCAAAGTTGAGTGAACCTATTGTTTCAGCGGTTGAGGAGGAGGATGTTTGCCCTACATGTTTTGAAG AGTACGATAAGGAGAACCCAAGAATTATCACAAAATGTGAACATCATTTTCACCTTTCCTGCATTCTTGAATGGATGGAAAGAAGTGACACCTGCCCTGTATGCGATCAG GAAATGATATTCAACCAGTCATGA
- the LOC122666157 gene encoding probable E3 ubiquitin-protein ligase RHB1A isoform X2, which yields MGGCCCCSSRRSQLNATPVYYYTSDEREPLSSHHDAASALSTGLLVDTNLEISTPDTYQAPPTPLPYDVDLGRPQTPPVTQGSSANKSDNVLQSTDTEAVGETINGSGFETSAACESVKESDCNIEKNSALASIEESEVELSKLSEPIVSAVEEEDVCPTCFEEYDKENPRIITKCEHHFHLSCILEWMERSDTCPVCDQEMIFNQS from the exons ATGGGAGGTTGCTGCTGTTGTTCTTCCAGAAGGTCTCAACTTAACGCGACACCAGTATATTACTAT ACATCGGACGAGCGTGAACCCTTATCATCACACCATGATGCAGCCTCTGCACTCTCTACTGGGCTCCTAGTTGATACAAATCTGGAAATATCAACACCTGATACTTACCAAGCACCTCCTACTCCCCTACCATATGATGTGGATTTAGGCCGTCCACAAACTCCTCCAGTCACTCAAGGAAGTAGTGCCAACAAGAGTGACAATGTGCTGCAGTCCACAGATACTGAAGCTGTTGGAGAAACAATCAATGGCAGTGGTTTTGAAACATCAGCTGCGTGTGAAAGTGTGAAAGAATCAGACTGCaatattgaaaaaaattctGCACTTGCCTCTATAGAGGAGTCTGAGGTTGAACTCTCAAAGTTGAGTGAACCTATTGTTTCAGCGGTTGAGGAGGAGGATGTTTGCCCTACATGTTTTGAAG AGTACGATAAGGAGAACCCAAGAATTATCACAAAATGTGAACATCATTTTCACCTTTCCTGCATTCTTGAATGGATGGAAAGAAGTGACACCTGCCCTGTATGCGATCAG GAAATGATATTCAACCAGTCATGA